The nucleotide sequence GTCAAGTTTTGAGTCCAGATCTTGGAGAGATAGTAAAAGGATGCAGTCCATCCTGAGGAGGTAAGATGATGAGTTAAACATTTTATCCCACCACCCAAAAAGTTGCCCAGATTTATCTTTACTTGGAGGAAATGTTGAGTGTCTTAAAATAGCTAAAGACCATTTGTTCTGTATGGCTCCAGAGATTAGGTACGAGGTAAATCCAATGGATAGAATTATCGAAGCAGATAATGGCTCAGGAAAGGgaagattaattttaataaaattgttaaaaatggtCTGGCTTATGAGGGTGTTAACACCTGGTCCTCTGAGGCATTTAGCCAGAAGCCAAGTGCCTATTGGTCAAGGAAGCTGTAGAAGGGATTCGTGCATTGGGAAGATTACTCAGTTGCCTTCCAACTCTTTGGTCCAGTGTTCCTGTGTTGATACCCCTTTTCCCTGTATTATCTCAGATGGAGGAACAAGTTCTGAAACGAGTGCGGAGGAAGATTCGCAATAAAAAGTCTGCTCAAGAGAGCCGCAGGAAGAAGAAGGTGTACCTGGGGAGTTTAGAGAGCAGGTATAAGCAGGAGAGGGGCTCTGGGGTGGGTGGAACAGAAATAGCTGGAAGTGATATGTTTTTGAAGGGAGGATACAGGCCATATCCCCACATCCCTGTTATTCCCCCAGGGTCTTGAAATACACAGCCCAGAACCTGGAGTTACAGAACAAAGTACAGCTCCTGGAAGAACAGAATCTGTAAGCAACTAATATCAGtctcttctcatttccatttaatgCGCTTTCACTCTTTTCCCTGCTCTACATTTGATTTCCAACTGGGCAGCTCCCACATGCAAGGTCTGGTGTATGGCCTTTAGTGGGTCTGATTCTAAGACGTTCACAGTAATGGGGATTAAATTCACAAGTAACCAAGCATAAGTTAAGTATCAAGAAAGACAAAAGGAGGGAGTAAGAAAGACCTCACAGGGCAGATGGCATTTGATAGTAAATAGgattctggggggtgggggggggtttgGGGCTAGGGAGTTTTAGGGAGGGAGAACACAGCACAGGTTAGTCTGGCTGGAATCCTAACATAGGTGAGTTGGGCCAGAAGGGAGAATGTAGGCTGCCTGGTGAGGTTTATGTGCATAGCTACTTAGGCAGTATAGAACCACTGACTTTGCAAGAGTTTAAGTCAGGGTAGGGCAGAGGCGTGTATTTGCTTTAATGAGGAACTTCAGGCATTTTGTCCACAGAGAGGACAAAATGTCCTATTTGcaaaaataggacaaaaaataAGCGAGTTAGAACTTCTGGGTCTCGTGTATACATGGGGTatatgttattaaactttttctcctgcttaaaaaaaaaaaaaaaagaggacctaGTGTATAGATGGAGGGGTGGCCTCTATAGGAGTTTCATTGTGTCTCAGGTGCCAGGTGACGGGCTGCTCACTGTCCTCTCTCCTAGGTCTCTCCTGGATCAGTTGAGGAGACTCCAGGCCATGGTGATTCAGATATCAAACaaaaccagcagcagcagctcctgtGTCTTGGTGAggatggtgatggaagaagagatCCTTTTCTCTCAGGTGGCAGGGACATGGGTACAATCCAGAGCCCTTCATCATCTCCTTTTCCTGTGCTCCAGGTCCTACTGTTctccttctgtctcctccttGTACCTGCTATGTACTCCTCGGACGCAAGGGGGAGCCTGCCAGCTGAGCATGGAGGTGAGAGGCTTGATACCATTAAGGGGAGTCCAGGGCGAAAAGCCTGGCCTGCTCCTGAAGAGTCTTTTTCTCCTCAGTGTTATCCCGCCAGCTTCGTTCCCTCCCTAGTGAGGACCCTCACCAGCTGGAGGTGTCTGCCCTGCAGTCAGTGGTACCAAAGGACAGCTCATACCATGAGCTCCAGGCTCCTGGCAACTCTTGCTGCCTGTTCTACATGCCTCAGGCTCCTGGCCCAGAGCCTTCCCTGAAGTTGCCACTCCCTGGCCCCTTCTCAGAGTCCTGCCCTGGTCCCATCCATCTCCTGCATGCAAATCTCACAAGAGAGAGGGGATGGCTCCCAACCCATAGCCCCGTATCTGTTATCTTGCAGGGCAGATACTCAGGCTAGTTATGAGGCCTGATGCCTCCAGTCGTGTCCAAGTGAAAAGGAATGGGAGAGGGCTGGTCTCAGCTTCTGTGCCGTCAGGAAGCCTGAGGGCTCAAATACACCACACTTAACCAACTTTCTGGGTCTTTTATTTGTACCCATGGATGCCTATCACCCTGTGAATGGGCCTGGGAGGATCAACTGACCTTGAACATTTCATGCACTGAGGGGATGGggtgaggaaataaataaataagtgattctGATGCTTGGGTCACCCTCAACCCCTCTTTACTGGCGTGgttgggtggggagaagggaaggggcatGATTGTCCTGGTGGCTCAGGGTTGCAGGAgactggggaggggaaggaggaaaggcgAGGCTAGAGGCTGAGCTGTTAGACCCTCCCTCCCACAGTTCAGAGGGCTCACACTGGGCTCGGGTTTGCCATGGCTTCCTTTGGTCCGAGTGTAGGCCCTGTGTTTAGTCCTGTGCCCTGTTCGGCTCTTGGCCTGGAGGCCTTtttatgctgctgctgctgcagggcTAGCTGCATGGCCCAGATGCTCAATGGCCGCATATAGGCCAGAGAGCGGAACACCCGCTGTTGGCAATATGCCTCAGGAGTCTGGAAGGCCAGGCCCAGGCGCTCCCACACAGTACGGTAGCAGCCTTCAGCAGTCCGGAAGCCTTCCCAAGTCAGGCCCTGTGAGGAGAGATGGTGGTCACATTAGTTGGCAACCCCTGAATAACCACTTCAGCTGGACAGATGGATACAAAGGGGTCCCTGCCCTTAGGCGGGTCCCTGCCCTTAGGCATTTCCCAACTAGTGGGGGAGATAAATTTGACCCACAGGCAGAAGACTGAAGGCAGGAGATGGAATGCATGCCAGGGAAAAGGGGTAAGCTTTCCAGGAGATAAGATGGCATTGGGTTAGGCTGTAAAAAGTTTGATGGCTGAGGAAGTGTGCTGGGCCAAGGTATAGATGGTGGAGAGATGGGGAAGGGAGTGCATTACCTCCTGGATCATGGTAGCTGCCAGCCCGTAGACCACGCCCACCCAGACTTCATCAGACTGGACACTGGATCTGTCAGGAACACCATGGGGCTGCATCCCATTCACAGCCCCCATGGCCCCTCCTGCAAAGGCCTGGACATTGAACTCGAAGATAGTTCGGAGAGCACGGACTATGTGTGGGGTAGGAAATACCTAGAGGGGCAAAGGCAGAAACAGTCTCAAACTTACTTTGCACCTCCAAGAAAAACCCACGTTTCTGGTTCCTCTTCCTAGTCTCTCTCACCTCAGTGTCTCCTTCTCCCAGGCCACTGGCCCTCAGGAACCACTGGCCAGCACACTGGTCAGACATGATGCTGCAGGACTGAGGCTGAGAGCTGCAATCATAGTTGTAATAGTGGCCTGGAGTGGAGGAAGTACTAGTTCAGGCTCCTTGGTCCCCATAGCTGTCTTAAAGACTCCTTAGTTAGAATCCCTCAACTCACCATTCCACAGCAGTCTCTCATAGGCTTCCTTGCCCCGTCTAAGGATGGAAGAAAACTTGCCCTGGACGTCCTGTGTCCCACACAGAGCAGCCATCTGGACCATCACAGCCACAGCTGCCAGCCACAGTCCGCCACAGTAAGCACTGATCAGGGACACAGGTTTGGGGGTCAGACTGGCAGCTCCAGACACTCACATGCAATACAACAGGCAATGGGTCACTATTCCTTGAGCCCACAAAGCCTTGGTTCCCAGCTCCCCACCTCAGGTCCCCTGGAAATCTCTACCCCCCCAACCTGGGGCCTGTGGTGACCCAGGCATCATAGGTCTGGTCTGCATAGCCTCCGTTTTCAATGAGTCCATCTTGGTCCTTGTCAAACTTCATTTCAGACTCCATCACGGCCTAGAGAGGGACCAAGATACTAAGGAAAGACAATAGCCAGCTGGGCTCTCTCCAAACACCAGTCGTGCCACTGGCACACTGGCCACTGTATGTGCATCCCTTACCAGACACACAGGCCACATGTCCCTCAGGAAGCCCTGGTCACCCGTCAGGTAATAGTCCCGATAAACTTGCAGCACAAACTTCAGATTCAGGTCCTTCCAGTCGGCAGTATCATGGATCACATACGCATTGACCCGGAGCCACGGCTCGTCGTCTGCGGGAGGGAAGGGAACTTGGTTCACGTGCGTTGGTGGGGAGGGTAGTGGGGGGGCAAGTTGAGGTAGAGGGACTTTTACCTGGGTCTCCAACATCATGGGGGATGACATTCCTCCTTTTCACAGGTGCCATTACCCCACTCATCAGGTACTGTCGCCATGTCAGGTCCTCCCTGAGTGTGGCCAGAGCTGGGGGAGCAGACACACAAGTTGGGGGGCAGGGAATGGGCAGGCTTGAGGTGGGGCACACAGATATGGATGACCCCAGAGGGGAACCAATACACAGGATGTAGATATGTTttgggggaaagaggaaaagacaatCTGAGGGACCACAAAAGTTAAGGGGATTGGGGAGCTAAGAGGATGGAAGGGGCACAAAAGAGACCCTCACCCATGTCATACTGTAGGCTGAGCTCAAGTTTGGGCCAGAGCATGATGAGGGCGAAGGAAGCGTAGAAGTGGACATCGTACGTGTTGTACATGCGGTATTCCTGGCCTGGAGGAATGGGGGAGACACAGGATTGTTGCCAGAATTCCTGCTTCCCCTTCACATACCCCTCCCTAGCTTGTCCTCCAGAGTTGAAGATGGGGCACTGTTATACTCCACACTTGCCACTTACCCCCCTCATCCCAACCAATACCTTGGGGTAGGTAAAACCCATCATGCTGCTTGGTGGTAGGGCACTCCCTGGCCTTACAGACACAGCCTGCCATACCACGGCCCATCAGGAGCCCATACCTTCAAGGTAGCCAAAGCGACCGTACTCCTGTAGGGTGGGGCGGAGCTGACACATGTTCCCCCCCAGCTCTTCCAGTAGGGAGTCCTCAGGAACTTCCAGCCATATTGTGCCTCCATCAGCGAGGAAATATAGTTCATTGAACAGTGCAGATTTGTACCAGGCAGGCAAGGATCTGGGGAGCCAGGAGGAGATAACGGTCTTATGAGTGTGGACCTTCCAAGAAAGGAAGGATTCTGGGGTTCAGCAGAGTGGGGGCATCAAGTGAATCCCAGCCCAACTCTGCTGACTTTGATGGGTGGACAGTGATTCAAGGAGTCCTAGTTGGAGTGTGAGTGCCTGGGAGAAAGGCAAGCGATGGGCCCCACTGGCACCTGTCATCCAATACTGGGCTCTGCCAAGCTGAGATTCTCTCTTCCCAATCTGCGTATCGGCACAGTGCATAGTGGCTAAGGGCGGGTGCTGCATCACCTTCTGAGCCAAAGAACCTCGTGTACCGCCTGCAATGGGGAAAAAAGGGGAGGGTGAGAACACGGGTTCTAGGTCAGAGCCCTAGCACCTTGGATCCCTGTACTCTCTCAGTGCGCTCACCTGCAGTAGACCTGGCCCTTAGCTCCAAACATGATTCTGGGCATGTCCCAAGCCAGTGAGAATTCCAGGCGGCACTGGCCTCGAGGTGGTAGCTTGCATGTAACACACACAGCCCCAGCGATTCCTACCCCTTTCTGCGAGGGGTTGCTTCGGCCTGAGAAGCACAAGAGGAATTAGCACAGGTACCCCTTCAGCCCCAGGATCCCTAATGTGGGAACAAGGCCTAGTCATTTACCAGGCCTCCCACCTTGTTCCTGAAACAGGGACAACCTCTTTCCCACCACCTCCCTGTTAGACCCCCCATCACCAGCAGGGGAGTCCAGCTGTCCATCCTGAAGTAGATCCTGCCACACCTGCCGCCCAGTGCTGTCAGGATCAAAGGCTGTGAAGTGCGTTACTGTCGTGTCTGCCTGTTAAGGGGCCAAAGACTGTGAGGGGAAACGCCGCAAGTACACTGGCTTCTGACAAACACTCTAGGTCCTGTTACATATTCCCACCTCCAAGTTCTAGAggctgtggggagggtgggaCTCGGGAgttgaggaaaggaagaagagacctgtgggatgggaggtgggggcggggcttggACCAGGCTGAGGGTGGGGTCCCGGGCTAAGGTCCAGGCACTGCTCCGTACCGTGAGCCGCGCAGCCACAGCCATGGTGTAGGGGTTTGGAAGGGTTGGATGATGCAGCAGCAGCCCCCGCACACTCTCCCCATCACGCTCCAGACAGAAGGGCTCATTCCACAAACCCCCTGGGGCATCATCGCCACCTCCTAGTCCGTTCCGCATGGAGAACATGATGGACACATCCAGGGCTTCGTCTCCTTCGTTTTCCACATCCCACACAAAGACTCCTACAGGCAGACTGCTGTCCTGGGAGCAAAACATCAGACTCAGATGGTCCCAGTGTAGCGCCTCCTGGGCCCGCTCCCCCAGGGTCAATACTTGGCATCAAGGACCTGACTCAAAAACTCCCACTATATTCATTCTCTTGTCTTCCCCTTGCCTCTCCCCCCATTCCTACGCAGGCTGTCTCCCGTGAGACAGAAGACCAACTGGGCGGCAGTCCTGGGAAACCAGTGTGATGTTCAACCTCCAACCC is from Rhinolophus sinicus isolate RSC01 linkage group LG04, ASM3656204v1, whole genome shotgun sequence and encodes:
- the CREB3 gene encoding cyclic AMP-responsive element-binding protein 3; amino-acid sequence: MELAWDSGDQDLLDLLLEEKGDLGVASDESFEAPLDWELPLSEALSDWDVEDFLSCLTSFPASSNVLNSSNPCLVHHDHTYSLPQEHVTIDLDSGSSGKEEAHMTPLHMEEPAEQEIVRLILTDEEKRLLEQEGLTLPETFPLTKMEEQVLKRVRRKIRNKKSAQESRRKKKVYLGSLESRVLKYTAQNLELQNKVQLLEEQNLSLLDQLRRLQAMVIQISNKTSSSSSCVLVLLFSFCLLLVPAMYSSDARGSLPAEHGVLSRQLRSLPSEDPHQLEVSALQSVVPKDSSYHELQAPGNSCCLFYMPQAPGPEPSLKLPLPGPFSESCPGPIHLLHANLTRERGWLPTHSPVSVILQGRYSG
- the GBA2 gene encoding non-lysosomal glucosylceramidase: MGTGVPSSEQTSCAKGDPQVCCSEGAGGTEAVQVTDCESPEDGRPQNEPSHRNSEDSGQLMASYEGKAKGYQVPPFGWRICLAHEFAEKRKPFNANDISLSNLVKHLGMGLRYLQWWYRKTQVEKKKPFIDLINCVPLRQIYGCPLGGIGGGTITRGWRGQFCRWQLNPGMYQHRTVIADQFTVCLRREGQTVYQQVLSVERPSVLRSWNWGLCGYFAFYHALYPRAWTVYQLPGQNVTLTCRQITPILPHDYQDSSLPVGVFVWDVENEGDEALDVSIMFSMRNGLGGGDDAPGGLWNEPFCLERDGESVRGLLLHHPTLPNPYTMAVAARLTADTTVTHFTAFDPDSTGRQVWQDLLQDGQLDSPAGRSNPSQKGVGIAGAVCVTCKLPPRGQCRLEFSLAWDMPRIMFGAKGQVYCRRYTRFFGSEGDAAPALSHYALCRYADWEERISAWQSPVLDDRSLPAWYKSALFNELYFLADGGTIWLEVPEDSLLEELGGNMCQLRPTLQEYGRFGYLEGQEYRMYNTYDVHFYASFALIMLWPKLELSLQYDMALATLREDLTWRQYLMSGVMAPVKRRNVIPHDVGDPDDEPWLRVNAYVIHDTADWKDLNLKFVLQVYRDYYLTGDQGFLRDMWPVCLAVMESEMKFDKDQDGLIENGGYADQTYDAWVTTGPSAYCGGLWLAAVAVMVQMAALCGTQDVQGKFSSILRRGKEAYERLLWNGHYYNYDCSSQPQSCSIMSDQCAGQWFLRASGLGEGDTEVFPTPHIVRALRTIFEFNVQAFAGGAMGAVNGMQPHGVPDRSSVQSDEVWVGVVYGLAATMIQEGLTWEGFRTAEGCYRTVWERLGLAFQTPEAYCQQRVFRSLAYMRPLSIWAMQLALQQQQHKKASRPRAEQGTGLNTGPTLGPKEAMANPSPV